Proteins encoded within one genomic window of Brassica rapa cultivar Chiifu-401-42 chromosome A09, CAAS_Brap_v3.01, whole genome shotgun sequence:
- the LOC103840559 gene encoding uncharacterized protein LOC103840559 — translation MVFRGEMTTTTTRPERPKTLHNFTLPSLKWGSQRHLTCTKIESTSSGSGSGDPRLRRRSPPLRFSDSSVAIPASGESEHRSRSSNRNSQHRRPRNAPLKSVDDGGEEEEEEGIEEFRVKIMSDLKTVRDKITQSMYALGERDEEQRRTDGSGSGQEEKEVSPVKPWNLRKRRAACKEPAEGRIVNPSPPPSRNDPTRVVKERCGAVEAETAAKEMMVRPKFFVKLSKKEIEEDFMAVVGHRPPRRPKKRPRTVQKKLDSLHPAFYLTEVTLDDYKVEETKR, via the exons ATGGTATTTCGCGGTGAgatgacgacgacgacgacgagaCCGGAGCGACCCAAGACTCTCCATAACTTCACGCTCCCGAGCTTGAAGTGGGGGAGTCAGCGACATCTCACGTGCACGAAGATCGAATCTACGAGCAGCGGAAGCGGTTCCGGCGATCCCCGTCTCCGACGCCGATCTCCGCCTCTGAGATTCTCTGATTCCTCCGTCGCGATCCCCGCCTCCGGCGAGTCTGAACATCGGAGCAGGAGCAGCAACAGAAACAGCCAGCATCGCCGGCCGAGGAACGCGCCGTTGAAATCTGTGGATGACGGCggcgaggaggaggaagaggaagggaTCGAGGAGTTCAGGGTGAAGATCATGTCGGATCTGAAGACGGTGAGGGATAAGATCACGCAATCGATGTATGCTCTCGGGGAGCGAGACGAAGAACAACGGAGAACCGATGGCTCCGGCTCCGGTCAGGAGGAGAAAGAGGTTTCTCCGGTGAAGCCGTGGAATCTGAGGAAACGAAGAGCGGCGTGCAAGGAACCAGCTGAGGGGAGGATAGTGAATCCGTCGCCGCCGCCGTCGAGAAACGACCCGACGAGGGTTGTGAAGGAGAGATGCGGAGCGGTGGAAGCCGAGACGGCGGCGAAGGAGATGATGGTGCGGCCCAAGTTTTTCGTGAAGCTGTCGAAGAAGGAAATCGAGGAGGATTTCATGGCGGTTGTGGGTCACCGACCACCGCGCCGGCCTAAGAAGCGGCCAAGGACCGTTCAGAAAAAGCTCGAT AGCTTGCATCCTGCGTTTTATTTGACTGAAGTGACGCTTGATGATTATAAGGTGGAAGAAACCAAG agatga